A genomic region of Colletotrichum destructivum chromosome 5, complete sequence contains the following coding sequences:
- a CDS encoding Putative egh16-like virulence factor, whose translation MASIKSVFAIGLLATADIVAGHAAIIAATGDAGGQGMALGIDSSTPRDGTRRDPFQQDSTRFKGEAADSFGETVGGGTNNLETGTKAMMAETGTMLPQVSPGGSVDMTLHQVNGDGGGPYDCMINADGTGADWTNINVITTPPGQNSRNREGAMTDFPLKAAIPADQACTGTVAGQSNVCLVRCQNAARAGPFGGIVPVQMAGTTTPAAARRNLMLAVKRSDDLLRKMIKRAQTPSAAPEDDPAYLAELRADGEEI comes from the exons ATGGCTTCCATCAAGAGCGTTTTCGCCATTGGCCTTCTGGCCACCGCTGACATTGTTGCTGGCCATGctgccatcatcgccgcTACCGGTGATGCTGGTGGACAGGGCATGGCTCTGGGCATTGACTCCAGCACCCCCCGTGATGGAACCCGCCGTGATCCTTTCCAGCAGGACAGCACTCGTTTCAAGGGCGAAGCTGCTGATTCGTTTGGTGAAACTGTCGGTGGCGGCACCAACAACCTGGAGACAGGCACCAAGGCTATGATGGCCGAGACTGGCACCATGCTTCCTCAGGTCTCCCCCGGTGGCTCCGTCGACATGACCCTGCACCAGGTCaacggtgacggtggtg GCCCCTATGACTGTATGATCAACGCTGACGGTACCGGAGCCGACTGGACCAACATCAACGTGATCACCACTCCTCCGGGTCAGAACTCCCGCAACCGTGAGGGCGCCATGACCGACTTCCCTCTCAAGGCTGCCATCCCCGCCGATCAGGCCTGCACAGGCACAGTGGCCGGTCAGTCCAACGTGTGCTTGGTCCGCTGCCAGAACGCCGCTCGTGCCGGCCCATTCGGCGGCATTGTACCAGTCCAGATGGCTGGTACCACCACgccggctgctgctcgccgcAACTTGATGCTCGCCGTCAAGCGCTCCGACGACCTCCTCAGGAAGATGATCAAGCGCGCCCAGACCCCCTCAGCCGCCCCCGAGGACGACCCCGCCTACCTGGCCGAGCtccgcgccgacggcgaggagatCTAA